One window of the Triticum dicoccoides isolate Atlit2015 ecotype Zavitan chromosome 3B, WEW_v2.0, whole genome shotgun sequence genome contains the following:
- the LOC119278484 gene encoding uncharacterized protein LOC119278484: MCEQYAVCRVCLNRCDYERNEDSFSMYVSEAFKNRGVVACNERVHFDIITGEEVTFVANTRTYTVRCYKGRTHSAMYGSGWKKFYEDNKLGKGQLVYFFLDQPSPMAAILFLQLGNGSKDEDPMEGDDEDADEYDEHGGAPHDNDEGIVRTRGFELNEIEESELQGLLPLSDRFVGLPFIHRLTRTNVHLGMMKIPKKVAAATLFEEHDFGIVCMDGGNFKRIPYRTYGDGRIVNVNNVVLFGFKNSKSSEIDSFVITRKLG, translated from the exons ATGTGTGAACAGTATGCGGTTTGCAGAGTTTGTTTGAACCGTTGCGACTATGAGAGAAATGAGGACTCTTTCAGCATGTATGTGTCAGAAGCCTTCAAAAACCGAGGG GTTGTGGCATGCAATGAAAGGGTGCACTTCGACATCATTACAGGAGAGGAGGTGACATTCGTGGCAAACACTCGTACATACACTGTAAGGTGCTACAAGGGTCGCACACATAGTGCAATGTATGGGAGTGGTTGGAAGAAGTTTTATGAAGACAACAAGCTGGGGAAGGGTCAGTTGGTGTATTTCTTCCTGGATCAGCCTTCCCCAATGGCAGCCATTTTATTTCTCCAGCTGGGCAACGGCTCTAAAGACGAAGATCCCatggaaggagatgatgaagatgcAGACGAATATGATGAGCATGGGGGAGCTCCCCATGACAATGATGAAGGCATTGTTCGCACAAGGGGGTTCGAGTTGAATGAGATCGAGGAATCTGAGCTTCAAGGCTTACTGCCTCTCAGTGATAGGTTTGTCGGTTTGCCTTTCATTCACCGTCTCACAAGGACAAATGTTCATTTAGGCATGATG AAAATCCCCAAGAAAGTTGCCGCTGCTACGCTTTTTGAAGAACATGATTTTGGTATTGTTTGTATGGATGGTGGGAATTTCAAAAGAATCCCATACCGCACTTACGGTGATGGCCGAATTGTGAATGTCAACAATGTTGTTCTTTTTGGATTCAAGAACAGCAAGAGTAGCGAGATTGATTCATTTGTGATCACGAGGAAGCTTGGGTAG
- the LOC119282258 gene encoding chitinase CLP-like: MDRIQKITPNPKNYVVLHRLIVSSLVLLLSCTAASCEQTPPLISRLAKDLNTSLYTITIKADKSPLLLDIAGSLVWSTCPPPSAQSTVACGSGKCGGVASQQCPRNCLHVDGDQLGESGSGCACASNPVSRQCSTAGLTSFAMSANATDGAMELPPEESFAVLGACAPDSLPRSLPAGVTGVAGFSRRPLSLPSQLAAQRGFGGKFALCLPVFAIFGDSPVNLTAPGQAPGYVDYTTVIPYTPLLTNPANPAGYYIPVKSISVSWHEADAQAVLPSAALELDHGAGTGGVVLSTATPYMIMRPDVYEPFAKAFDVAFTRGRNVPATSVERVPAPKPFEICYNAGFMRLKYPVVQLSSCTSSNFFRN, encoded by the exons ATGGATCGAATCCAGAAAATTACTCCCAATCCCAAGAACTACGTTGTGCTCCATCGTCTCATCGTCTCATCGCTCGTCTTGCTGCTGTCATGCACGGCGGCGAGCTGTGAGCAAACCCCACCACTGATCTCCCGGCTCGCCAAGGACCTCAACACCTCCCTCTACACCATCACCATCAAGGCCGAcaagtcgccgctcctcctcgacaTCGCCGGCTCGCTCGTTTGGTCGACGTGCCCGCCGCCATCGGCGCAGAGCACTGTGGCATGCGGGTCTGGTAAGTGCGGCGGCGTGGCCAGCCAGCAGTGCCCACGCAACTGCCTGCACGTGGACGGCGACCAGTTAGGAGAGTCAGGGTCGGGATGCGCCTGCGCCAGCAACCCGGTCAGCCGTCAGTGCTCCACCGCCGGCCTCACGAGCTTCGCAATGTCGGCCAACGCCACCGACGGCGCGATGGAGCTTCCCCCGGAAGAGTCGTTCGCCGTCCTCGGCGCGTGCGCGCCGGACAGCCTGCCGAGGTCGCTCCCCGCGGGCGTCACCGGCGTGGCGGGGTTCTCCCGGCGCCCGCTCTCGCTGCCGTCGCAGCTCGCCGCCCAGCGCGGCTTCGGAGGTAAGTTCGCCCTGTGCCTCCCCGTCTTCGCCATCTTCGGGGACTCGCCTGTGAACCTGACGGCGCCCGGGCAAGCGCCGGGCTACGTCGACTACACGACCGTCATACCATACACCCCGCTCCTCACCAACCCGGCGAACCCCGCCGGATACTACATCCCCGTCAAGAGCATCTCCGTGTCGTGGCACGAGGCCGACGCCCAGGCGGTCCTCCCCAGCGCCGCGCTAGAGCTCGACCACGGCGCCGGCACCGGCGGCGTCGTGCTCAGCACCGCCACGCCCTACATGATCATGCGCCCCGACGTGTACGAACCGTTCGCCAAGGCCTTCGACGTCGCCTTTACAAG GGGGAGGAATGTTCCGGCGACCTCCGTGGAGCGGGTGCCGGCGCCAAAGCCGTTCGAGATCTGCTACAATGCCGGGTTCATGAGGCTGAAGTATCCAGTTGTCCAGTTGTCCAGTTGTACAAGCTCCAACTTCTTCAGAAACTAG